One genomic window of Ruminococcus gauvreauii includes the following:
- a CDS encoding ABC transporter permease codes for MKRREKSRRYPASFYAMTVLILLLFVIALAAPVLAPNDPYHTELSDALQGPSRQYPLGTDPMGRCMLSRILYGARVSIFSSLCIIGIVFVIGTAIGVVSGYTGGIADRILTKIITIMQAFPKFILAIAIAGVLGIGIRNTILALCLVEWAEYARLARSLTLSVRGRTYIRAARVCGEGRMRIMVRHIIPNIIPPLIVNASLGISAMIMEVAALSYMGVGVKSPMAEWGAMMNTGKDYMQTNISLVLIPGAAIFLTAVLFNLFGDKQRDILDRSTGV; via the coding sequence ATGAAAAGAAGAGAGAAAAGCAGGCGGTATCCTGCTTCTTTTTATGCGATGACAGTTTTGATCCTGCTTCTTTTTGTGATTGCGCTTGCGGCGCCTGTGCTCGCACCGAACGATCCGTATCACACAGAATTAAGTGATGCGCTGCAGGGACCGAGCCGTCAGTATCCGCTGGGAACGGATCCGATGGGGCGCTGCATGCTGTCCAGAATCTTATACGGGGCGAGAGTTTCTATTTTCAGCAGTCTGTGTATCATTGGCATCGTATTTGTAATCGGCACGGCGATCGGTGTGGTTTCCGGATATACGGGAGGGATCGCGGACCGGATTCTGACCAAGATCATCACGATCATGCAGGCGTTTCCCAAATTCATTCTGGCGATTGCCATCGCAGGAGTGCTGGGGATCGGCATCCGGAATACGATTCTTGCGTTATGCCTGGTTGAGTGGGCGGAGTATGCCAGACTGGCCCGCAGTCTGACACTGAGCGTCAGGGGACGGACCTATATCCGGGCGGCAAGGGTATGTGGAGAAGGCAGGATGAGGATCATGGTCCGGCATATCATTCCCAACATTATCCCGCCGCTGATTGTCAACGCCAGCCTCGGCATCTCGGCGATGATCATGGAAGTGGCGGCCCTGTCGTATATGGGCGTCGGGGTGAAATCACCGATGGCGGAATGGGGTGCCATGATGAATACCGGCAAGGATTATATGCAGACAAATATCAGCCTGGTACTGATCCCGGGAGCAGCGATCTTCCTGACGGCGGTGCTGTTTAATCTGTTTGGGGACAAACAGAGAGATATACTGGACCG